A region from the Desulfitobacterium dehalogenans ATCC 51507 genome encodes:
- a CDS encoding ArnT family glycosyltransferase produces MGLGGMGRRINGIFVLILVLGAVLRLKGVTNPYLDDQSWRQADTASMALNMLGHLGDFPDVFFPMLNYDGAGPQPVELEFPFLPYLLAWTWALLGWQDLWGRLWGICFSLLTLGGIYKFGKLALSERAGLWAAAFYAFIPLTTYYGRVVMPEPVAQAFSIWALVAIFSWRRNPTWIRLLGASILMSGAILAKLPQLMIFPVALMLGFYPFQRRLGKILVYSFLSLLLPMLYYSWVHLGAGEASQFVSGILSHQVMEGPTSYAEKLYKNLKYGLGLPILLALMGIALMVRKKVLGNEVHLGLILWSGISGVYLVVVCLKIPLDYYLIPLALPMVLLTGYTLDTWGGDSEGNGIPAFVVGALLVGLLWVNQILYYESKYQWDERLLTQAQWIRQHTEENSVLILSGSQPMTLYYSQRYGYRLIRDDLRAWLDLQELPGDYLVALPDSRGEDFWKRIESAYTQVGPGVYQIKDQQ; encoded by the coding sequence ATGGGGTTGGGTGGAATGGGTAGGAGAATAAATGGCATCTTCGTCCTTATTTTGGTTCTGGGAGCAGTGCTTCGCCTCAAAGGAGTCACGAATCCTTATCTGGATGATCAGAGCTGGCGGCAGGCAGACACAGCAAGCATGGCTTTAAATATGCTGGGACATCTGGGGGATTTTCCCGATGTCTTTTTTCCTATGCTTAATTATGATGGAGCAGGACCTCAGCCCGTGGAGCTGGAGTTTCCATTCTTACCCTATCTTCTGGCCTGGACTTGGGCCCTGTTGGGCTGGCAGGATCTATGGGGGAGATTGTGGGGGATTTGCTTTTCCCTGCTTACCCTTGGGGGAATCTATAAATTCGGCAAGTTGGCTTTATCGGAGAGAGCAGGGTTATGGGCTGCGGCTTTTTATGCCTTCATTCCCTTAACCACGTACTATGGCAGGGTGGTTATGCCGGAGCCTGTGGCCCAAGCTTTCAGTATCTGGGCTTTAGTCGCCATTTTCTCCTGGAGAAGAAACCCGACCTGGATTCGTCTGTTAGGGGCTTCAATCCTGATGTCAGGGGCTATTTTAGCTAAGCTTCCCCAATTGATGATTTTTCCGGTGGCCCTGATGCTTGGTTTTTATCCCTTTCAGAGAAGACTGGGAAAAATATTGGTCTATAGCTTTTTATCCTTACTTCTTCCTATGCTATACTATAGCTGGGTTCACCTCGGGGCAGGGGAGGCTAGTCAATTTGTTTCGGGGATCCTGTCCCACCAGGTTATGGAAGGCCCAACGAGCTATGCTGAAAAACTTTATAAAAATTTAAAATATGGATTGGGTTTGCCGATTCTCTTAGCCTTGATGGGGATAGCTCTCATGGTTCGGAAGAAAGTTCTCGGAAATGAAGTGCATCTTGGCTTGATTTTATGGTCTGGGATCAGTGGGGTTTATTTGGTAGTAGTCTGCCTTAAGATTCCCCTGGATTATTATCTGATTCCATTAGCCCTGCCTATGGTTCTGTTAACTGGTTATACATTAGATACCTGGGGCGGAGACAGTGAAGGGAATGGGATTCCTGCTTTTGTGGTGGGAGCATTGCTTGTTGGATTGCTTTGGGTTAATCAAATTTTATATTATGAATCAAAATACCAATGGGACGAGAGACTTCTTACCCAGGCCCAGTGGATTCGTCAACATACAGAAGAAAACAGTGTTTTGATTTTAAGCGGTTCCCAACCTATGACCTTATATTATTCCCAACGCTATGGCTATCGCTTAATCCGTGATGATCTACGAGCCTGGCTTGATTTGCAGGAGCTGCCCGGAGATTATTTGGTTGCTCTTCCCGACTCGCGGGGGGAAGATTTTTGGAAACGGATAGAAAGTGCTTACACCCAGGTTGGTCCCGGTGTGTACCAGATAAAGGACCAACAATAG
- a CDS encoding glycosyltransferase: protein MLFVVLPAYNEEAGLELLLDDIRKACQGIPTQIIVVNDASTDHTLDIAQNYAQSFPEVQVLSHPQNKGLGGSLMTGFKHAFAQRRILRKQCSEWVGYDDIILTMDADNTHPADRIPFMVEQIDQGADLVVASRYAPGGKQYGLNPLRQVLSWGAGQVMTLFFPVPGLKDYSCGYRAYRASVLESTYMIYGERLIESRSFAGMVELLVKVAGYCREIREIPFDLHYEKKQGKSKMKIMATIMGYFALILRLKKERWGWVEWVGE, encoded by the coding sequence ATGCTTTTTGTTGTGTTGCCCGCTTACAATGAAGAGGCAGGTCTTGAACTGCTGCTTGATGATATCCGAAAGGCATGTCAAGGGATTCCGACTCAGATCATTGTCGTCAATGACGCCAGCACGGATCATACCCTGGATATCGCCCAAAATTATGCACAGAGCTTTCCGGAAGTTCAGGTCCTTTCTCATCCTCAGAACAAAGGATTGGGCGGCAGTTTGATGACAGGGTTCAAACACGCCTTTGCTCAGCGTAGAATCCTAAGGAAACAATGCAGTGAATGGGTAGGTTATGATGATATTATTCTGACGATGGATGCTGATAATACACACCCGGCGGATCGGATTCCTTTTATGGTAGAACAAATTGATCAAGGGGCGGATCTGGTCGTAGCCTCACGGTATGCTCCTGGTGGCAAACAATACGGGCTGAATCCACTGCGGCAGGTTCTCTCCTGGGGAGCAGGTCAAGTCATGACCCTGTTCTTTCCAGTACCGGGACTGAAGGATTATTCATGTGGGTACCGGGCTTATCGTGCTTCTGTCTTAGAGAGCACGTACATGATCTATGGAGAAAGGCTTATTGAAAGCCGCAGTTTCGCCGGAATGGTCGAGCTTTTAGTGAAGGTGGCGGGTTATTGTAGAGAGATACGGGAGATTCCCTTCGACCTGCATTATGAGAAGAAACAAGGAAAAAGTAAAATGAAAATTATGGCCACCATAATGGGCTATTTTGCTTTAATCCTTCGCTTGAAGAAGGAAAGATGGGGTTGGGTGGAATGGGTAGGAGAATAA
- a CDS encoding spore maturation protein, with protein sequence MSFIAEISRWAIPFLLLFIPLLAFLRKVPVYESFVTGAEEGFKTGIKILPFLVGMLVSIRIFVDSGALEILAKLLQPVFTVFGLDSDLTAIIPLAIMRPLSGSGALGVATQLINQYGPDSFIGRLASTLQGSTDTTFFVLTVYFGSVGIKKYRYALKLGLMADLIGLIASMWIVHRMFY encoded by the coding sequence ATGAGTTTTATTGCAGAAATCTCCCGTTGGGCCATTCCGTTTTTACTGTTGTTCATTCCCTTGCTTGCATTTCTACGCAAGGTACCTGTGTATGAATCCTTCGTCACGGGAGCTGAAGAAGGCTTTAAAACGGGGATCAAGATTCTCCCCTTTCTTGTGGGTATGCTTGTCTCCATTCGTATTTTTGTGGATTCGGGTGCTTTAGAGATTCTCGCCAAATTATTGCAGCCTGTCTTTACTGTCTTTGGCTTGGATTCCGATCTTACAGCGATTATACCCCTGGCGATCATGCGCCCTCTAAGTGGTTCAGGGGCTTTGGGGGTAGCGACCCAATTGATCAATCAGTATGGGCCGGACTCATTCATCGGCCGCTTAGCTTCTACCCTTCAGGGGAGCACGGACACCACCTTTTTTGTTTTAACCGTCTATTTTGGTTCGGTAGGAATCAAGAAGTATCGATATGCCTTGAAGCTGGGTCTCATGGCGGATTTGATCGGGTTGATTGCTTCCATGTGGATTGTGCATAGGATGTTTTATTAA
- a CDS encoding nucleoside recognition domain-containing protein — MVNAIWLFMLITGIIVAALNGRIDTITESAMRAAELGVETAFGLIGVMSLWLGLMKLAEEAGFVRALARFFGPVIRRLFPTLREDSPALGAIIMNLSANVLGLGNAATPFGLKAMQELQKENPTPDTASPAMITFLALNTSCITLIPATIIAVRLKAQSINPTEIIGPTIFATGCAMTMAILVDFLIRRRSRL, encoded by the coding sequence ATGGTTAATGCCATCTGGTTGTTTATGCTGATTACGGGCATTATCGTGGCTGCCCTGAATGGGAGGATAGACACGATCACAGAGTCGGCGATGAGAGCAGCAGAATTGGGGGTAGAGACGGCGTTTGGTCTCATTGGGGTCATGAGCCTTTGGCTGGGACTTATGAAGCTGGCAGAGGAGGCAGGCTTCGTAAGAGCCTTAGCCCGTTTTTTTGGGCCGGTAATTCGTCGGCTTTTTCCTACCCTTAGAGAAGATAGCCCAGCCCTTGGGGCTATTATTATGAACCTGAGCGCCAATGTCTTGGGATTAGGAAATGCTGCCACACCTTTTGGGCTAAAAGCCATGCAGGAGCTGCAAAAGGAAAACCCCACCCCGGACACGGCCAGCCCTGCCATGATAACTTTTCTTGCTTTAAATACCTCTTGTATTACCTTGATTCCGGCCACCATCATAGCGGTACGACTGAAGGCTCAATCCATTAATCCCACAGAAATTATTGGTCCGACAATTTTTGCTACAGGATGTGCCATGACGATGGCCATTCTTGTCGATTTTCTGATTCGGCGGAGGTCTAGGCTATGA
- the ytfJ gene encoding GerW family sporulation protein, translating to MGNHPIEALMKSAMESIQAMVDVNTIVGDPVESPDGSVIIPVSRVCCGFAAGGSEFAPPEGERDEGDKKEKATAFPFGGGSGAGVSVQPVGFLVVGHGQIRLLPIDHNVVIDRVFDEIPNLMDKISNMMKKDKSKDQATKEDIIIVGEP from the coding sequence ATGGGGAATCATCCCATTGAAGCTTTAATGAAAAGTGCTATGGAAAGTATCCAAGCCATGGTTGATGTAAATACGATTGTTGGCGATCCAGTTGAATCCCCAGATGGTTCAGTCATTATCCCTGTTTCCCGGGTGTGTTGCGGCTTTGCCGCGGGAGGTAGTGAGTTTGCGCCTCCTGAAGGGGAGCGAGATGAAGGAGATAAAAAAGAAAAAGCCACAGCTTTCCCCTTTGGTGGGGGTAGCGGTGCCGGGGTATCGGTACAACCTGTAGGGTTCTTAGTGGTGGGACATGGTCAAATACGTCTGCTGCCCATCGATCACAATGTGGTGATTGATCGCGTATTTGATGAGATTCCCAACTTAATGGATAAGATCTCCAATATGATGAAGAAGGACAAATCTAAGGATCAGGCAACCAAGGAAGATATAATTATCGTTGGCGAGCCTTAA
- a CDS encoding MarR family winged helix-turn-helix transcriptional regulator — MSKVEQEVSIGRCISILYRQSQAHFSKELQSYKIGSGQYAVLLALKKDDGVTQERLSTLLGIDRANITRAVTKLQNEGYILRKPDEEDKRIWRIYLTEQGRELLPILEGILGEWSSMMVKGLSPDQINILAKNLKTMTENLGYEWITEE, encoded by the coding sequence ATGTCGAAAGTTGAGCAAGAGGTTTCCATTGGACGTTGCATCTCCATTTTATATCGTCAGTCACAGGCTCATTTTTCAAAGGAACTGCAGTCTTATAAGATTGGAAGCGGGCAGTACGCCGTATTACTTGCTTTAAAGAAGGACGATGGGGTAACACAGGAAAGATTATCCACCCTATTAGGCATTGACAGGGCTAACATAACCCGGGCAGTCACAAAGCTGCAGAACGAGGGCTATATCCTCCGCAAACCGGACGAGGAGGACAAAAGGATTTGGCGAATTTACCTGACCGAACAAGGAAGGGAACTATTGCCCATTCTAGAAGGCATCCTCGGCGAATGGAGTTCTATGATGGTGAAAGGATTAAGCCCTGACCAAATCAATATCTTGGCTAAAAATCTAAAGACGATGACTGAGAATTTAGGATATGAATGGATTACTGAAGAATAA
- a CDS encoding DUF2953 domain-containing protein, whose product MVQILALLLAIFIWLIMILWVKAVIEFRYSRIEENDHLEINLSALGGFWKFRITIPTIKLEWEEGPKIAAEQEAQVRTGEKRKAFQELKVRYFKNSFFYEFFPNIPSLLLAFDRLKKKFYRGIHCTEYDWKIEYGHENPAVTALVSGSFWAMLGYSLGRMYNQVTMDTQEPQIMVVPQFKKPGFRCDIQSTFNLRIGHIMLIGANLAGLILRRIRK is encoded by the coding sequence ATGGTGCAGATTCTCGCTCTTCTACTTGCGATATTCATTTGGTTAATCATGATCCTATGGGTCAAAGCAGTAATAGAATTTCGTTATTCCCGCATTGAAGAAAATGATCATCTGGAAATTAATCTCTCTGCCTTAGGAGGTTTTTGGAAATTCCGAATCACCATTCCGACGATCAAACTGGAATGGGAAGAGGGACCCAAAATAGCGGCAGAGCAGGAAGCACAAGTACGTACTGGCGAAAAGCGAAAAGCCTTTCAAGAATTGAAAGTTCGCTATTTCAAAAATAGTTTTTTCTATGAGTTCTTTCCCAATATCCCTTCCCTGCTCTTGGCCTTTGATCGTCTTAAAAAGAAATTCTATCGCGGAATCCATTGTACTGAGTACGACTGGAAAATCGAATATGGTCATGAGAATCCTGCGGTTACAGCTTTGGTCTCAGGGAGTTTTTGGGCAATGCTTGGCTATTCTCTGGGAAGAATGTATAACCAAGTTACCATGGATACTCAAGAACCGCAGATTATGGTGGTGCCTCAGTTCAAGAAGCCGGGTTTTCGCTGTGATATTCAAAGCACCTTCAATCTGCGCATCGGCCATATCATGTTAATAGGAGCCAATCTTGCCGGACTCATCTTGCGCAGAATCAGAAAGTAG
- the scpB gene encoding SMC-Scp complex subunit ScpB: MLFRDREIAGVEALLFVADKPLTKEGLAEILQLSIEDIAEILYDLKERYAAPTSGVTLIEVNEGYKLGTKPEMSAYIETLYHQPSQGLSGAALEVLAIIAYKQPVTRGEVDFIRGVQSDRALGTLVEKGLVKDVGRKEGPGRPILYGTTEQFLIHFGLKSLEELPDLNFESMQEAAPAEELAELLWEKSSEELPMETAEPMKENENCD, translated from the coding sequence ATGCTGTTTCGGGATAGAGAAATTGCGGGAGTCGAAGCGCTGTTATTTGTTGCCGATAAACCCCTGACCAAGGAGGGTTTAGCGGAGATCCTTCAGTTGAGTATTGAAGATATTGCTGAAATACTGTATGACCTTAAGGAGCGTTACGCTGCGCCGACCAGTGGGGTTACCCTTATTGAAGTCAATGAAGGTTATAAGCTGGGAACCAAACCGGAAATGTCCGCTTATATAGAAACTCTCTACCATCAACCCTCCCAAGGACTGTCGGGAGCGGCTTTAGAGGTACTGGCCATTATCGCCTATAAGCAACCTGTCACCCGGGGGGAAGTAGATTTTATTCGGGGAGTACAATCCGATCGTGCTTTAGGAACTTTGGTGGAAAAAGGTCTTGTGAAAGATGTGGGAAGAAAAGAAGGTCCAGGCCGACCTATTCTCTATGGAACTACAGAACAGTTTCTGATTCATTTTGGACTTAAGTCCCTGGAGGAACTGCCGGATTTAAACTTTGAGAGTATGCAGGAAGCAGCCCCGGCTGAAGAGCTTGCTGAACTATTATGGGAAAAATCCTCTGAAGAGCTGCCGATGGAGACTGCGGAGCCAATGAAAGAGAATGAAAACTGTGATTAA
- a CDS encoding segregation and condensation protein A produces MNNGLSVSHSTNTVPYVELSVYQGPMDLLLHLIQQEKVDIYDIPIAKITDQFIDALRRMDDLDMEVTSEFLVLAAQLLQIKSRYLLPKPVKDVPEEEEGDPRQELVERLLAYRAFKQAAETLGEIQISSGQRYFREVDVDELRSQFTPVDPLEGIQFEALWHAFQRIVERAEQGEEIRTVEPDEIPIEVMVNDVLRRVILHPRGLRFSQLIRGTKRMEIIVSFLALLELLKSGKVHCEQSSQNEEIFVFPTEKAWEFTEGE; encoded by the coding sequence ATGAACAACGGGTTATCGGTAAGTCATAGTACCAATACCGTTCCTTATGTGGAGCTGTCCGTATATCAGGGTCCCATGGATCTCCTTCTTCACCTGATTCAACAGGAAAAGGTGGATATCTACGATATTCCTATTGCCAAGATTACCGATCAATTTATCGATGCCCTGCGCCGGATGGATGATTTAGATATGGAAGTGACCAGCGAATTTCTGGTTTTGGCTGCCCAGCTTCTCCAGATTAAGTCTCGGTACTTGCTGCCAAAACCGGTTAAAGATGTTCCTGAAGAGGAGGAAGGGGATCCACGTCAGGAATTAGTAGAACGACTCCTGGCTTACCGGGCTTTTAAACAGGCTGCTGAAACATTGGGAGAGATTCAAATATCTTCCGGCCAACGGTATTTTCGTGAGGTGGATGTTGATGAGCTGCGCAGCCAATTCACTCCGGTGGATCCCTTGGAAGGAATTCAGTTCGAAGCGTTATGGCATGCTTTTCAACGGATTGTGGAAAGGGCGGAACAGGGGGAAGAGATCAGGACAGTGGAGCCTGATGAAATCCCCATTGAAGTCATGGTGAATGATGTGTTGCGCCGGGTTATCCTACATCCTCGTGGGCTGCGCTTCAGTCAATTGATTCGGGGCACTAAACGTATGGAGATTATCGTTTCTTTTTTGGCTTTACTGGAGCTGTTGAAGTCCGGAAAAGTACACTGTGAACAAAGTTCACAAAACGAAGAGATTTTTGTGTTTCCTACAGAAAAAGCTTGGGAATTTACTGAAGGGGAGTAG
- the trpS gene encoding tryptophan--tRNA ligase, which translates to MKGRIFSGMRPTGSLHIGHLSVIQNWVKLQSEYQSYFGIVDQHALTTGYEDGLDFGTLIREIALDWLSVGIDPDKSAVFVQSHIKEHAELHLLLSMITPLSWLERVPTYKDQMQQLGKEGGKDISTYGFLGYPLLMAADILVYKADTVPVGEDQIPHVELCREIARRFNHIYGPVFPEPKALIGKVPLLPGVDGRKMSKSYNNTISLTASTEEIKEKVQQMVTDPARLRKDDPGHPEVCVVYKFHEIYTPEVAEVEENCRGGKIGCVACKRHLAENLDKLLSPFRERRAVWEEPGKIEKVLEQGAEQARSVTQVTMKEVRQMMGLK; encoded by the coding sequence GTGAAAGGTAGAATTTTTAGTGGCATGCGTCCCACGGGGAGCTTGCATATTGGACATCTCAGTGTTATCCAAAATTGGGTTAAGTTGCAATCTGAATATCAAAGCTATTTTGGGATTGTGGATCAGCATGCTTTGACCACCGGTTATGAGGATGGTTTGGATTTTGGAACACTTATTCGGGAAATTGCCCTGGATTGGTTGAGTGTGGGAATTGATCCGGATAAGTCGGCTGTTTTCGTTCAATCCCATATTAAGGAACATGCGGAACTGCATCTCCTTTTATCCATGATTACCCCCCTTTCCTGGTTAGAGCGGGTGCCGACCTATAAGGATCAAATGCAGCAGTTAGGAAAAGAAGGGGGAAAGGACATCTCAACCTATGGCTTCCTGGGATATCCCCTCTTAATGGCTGCCGATATCTTAGTATACAAGGCTGATACTGTACCTGTAGGGGAAGATCAAATCCCTCATGTGGAGTTGTGCAGAGAGATTGCCAGACGATTTAATCACATCTATGGTCCGGTTTTTCCTGAACCGAAAGCCCTGATAGGCAAGGTTCCCCTGCTGCCCGGTGTTGATGGGCGTAAAATGAGTAAAAGCTATAACAATACCATCTCCTTAACCGCTTCCACAGAAGAAATCAAAGAAAAGGTTCAACAGATGGTGACGGATCCGGCCCGTTTGCGCAAAGATGACCCGGGTCATCCGGAGGTCTGTGTTGTCTACAAATTCCATGAGATTTATACCCCTGAAGTGGCAGAAGTTGAAGAAAACTGTCGCGGTGGCAAGATCGGCTGTGTGGCTTGTAAGCGTCATTTGGCCGAGAATCTCGATAAGCTGTTGAGTCCTTTCCGAGAGCGCCGTGCGGTGTGGGAAGAGCCGGGTAAGATTGAGAAGGTTTTAGAGCAGGGAGCTGAACAAGCTCGAAGCGTCACCCAAGTAACGATGAAAGAAGTTCGCCAAATGATGGGGCTGAAATGA
- a CDS encoding site-2 protease family protein has product MFNLTTIIANIPALLVGFAFHEYAHAWVADRLGDPTPRSQGRLTLNPFVHLDIFGTLMAVLYSFGWAKPVMTQPHYFKGNKERGRVLVSIAGPLANLLAAFIAMILWIITLTFMKDSSWTNTVSTIFMSMVFMNLGLGVFNILPIPPLDGFSILRGVVPGRYSKVLNTLETYGMFILVIILFTNFLGVVLRPAVSGLYVLYRDTALFLLSPFIS; this is encoded by the coding sequence GTGTTCAACTTAACCACCATCATAGCTAATATACCTGCTTTACTTGTTGGATTTGCTTTTCATGAATATGCCCATGCTTGGGTTGCTGATCGTTTGGGAGATCCGACCCCGAGAAGTCAGGGACGATTAACCTTGAATCCCTTCGTTCATTTGGATATCTTTGGTACACTTATGGCTGTACTCTACTCCTTCGGCTGGGCTAAACCGGTCATGACCCAACCCCATTATTTCAAAGGAAATAAAGAACGGGGGAGAGTGTTGGTATCCATTGCCGGCCCTTTAGCCAATCTTTTGGCTGCATTTATCGCCATGATTCTTTGGATCATAACTTTAACCTTTATGAAGGATTCATCCTGGACGAATACAGTGTCGACAATATTCATGTCCATGGTATTTATGAATTTAGGTCTTGGGGTGTTCAATATCCTGCCTATTCCGCCTTTGGATGGCTTTTCCATCTTAAGAGGGGTTGTTCCCGGACGGTACAGCAAGGTTCTCAATACCCTGGAGACTTATGGTATGTTCATTTTGGTTATAATACTATTTACCAACTTTTTGGGAGTGGTATTACGGCCTGCTGTATCCGGCCTTTACGTCTTGTATCGTGACACCGCTTTGTTCCTGCTGTCACCTTTTATCAGTTAG
- a CDS encoding CBS domain-containing protein, with protein MIVILTHRQMDFDALASMVAAQKIFPDSFMVVDGKSNPYVQDFIALAKDRLPFLRPKDVDWTRVEKIVLVDTHNLQRAAGIKEEVFDQIPLIVYDHHPYYGSLTDQMHIESIGSCTTLLIEEIRKMAIQLSPFEATLLALGIYDDTGSLLFESTTVRDVKAVAYLLEQGANLGVVAEYLRKPLIEDQKELLQQLLDNGKTKDFQGQPVYISWAEGDEYVGGLALLAHRVGEMEGAETLFLVVQMENRVYLVGRSRGRGLEVNRIVQTFGGAGHARAASATVKNASVDEILKQLDGELERQAHRINRVKDIMSYPVKTVSPEMKLSEVEQILLKYGHTGVPVAQENQLVGIISRRDVDKAIKHGLAHAPVKGFMTKDVVVVDAGSSWEDVQRTMVQHDIGRVPVLEDGKLAGIVSRSDILRIVHGSAVPTEMSLTRHRSLAMREDILHLFEELPERIRSLLGSAQQVADELGYSVFVVGGFVRDILLKVPTQDLDFVIEGDGHAFARALADQLQDVQVVFHDQFGTARLDFSDGSHLDVASSRREDYSSPGALPQVEESRLRDDMFRRDFTINAMAIAINSIHYGELVDYYGGLRDLKQGEIRFLHNLSFIEDPTRILRALRFAGRYGFRLAKETREGLYTALDAGVLQKLSIERFTEEFMHMLSELKFGVMGESMLLMGVLRKWFGAELPWDFTHPKLNQEISPERKLLISLRRMDKSQFEKVQEKLRLPREIKGIAYKYFDVMTGLISLGIAGEPSEASSYSKEKISLRSLDQYLEGIPAILMEVFLWDERFCDSVETYVEAVNGIHQTTDGMTLRQWGVKEGPDIGRILKAVRLAWLEGKIHTGEEEKEFVLSFLKGGLSNRPKGETTCST; from the coding sequence ATGATTGTCATATTAACCCATCGCCAAATGGATTTTGATGCGTTGGCATCTATGGTAGCTGCACAAAAGATTTTTCCAGATAGCTTTATGGTCGTGGACGGGAAATCCAACCCCTATGTTCAGGATTTTATCGCCTTGGCCAAAGACAGGCTGCCTTTTTTGCGCCCCAAAGATGTGGATTGGACCAGAGTGGAAAAGATTGTGTTGGTGGATACCCATAATTTGCAGCGGGCAGCGGGAATTAAGGAAGAGGTATTCGACCAGATACCTCTCATTGTTTATGACCATCATCCTTATTATGGCTCCCTTACTGATCAGATGCATATTGAGAGCATCGGCTCCTGTACCACCTTACTCATTGAAGAGATCAGGAAAATGGCCATACAACTCAGCCCTTTTGAGGCGACCCTTCTTGCTCTGGGTATCTATGACGATACAGGCAGTTTGCTTTTTGAGAGTACCACGGTACGGGATGTCAAAGCCGTGGCCTATCTCCTTGAACAAGGAGCGAATCTGGGGGTTGTGGCGGAATATCTTCGTAAGCCTTTAATTGAAGATCAAAAAGAACTCTTGCAGCAGCTCCTGGATAATGGAAAAACTAAGGATTTTCAAGGTCAGCCCGTCTATATTTCTTGGGCTGAAGGGGATGAATATGTAGGGGGGCTTGCCCTTTTAGCTCATCGGGTGGGAGAAATGGAAGGGGCAGAGACCTTATTTCTAGTAGTTCAGATGGAGAATCGCGTCTATCTGGTAGGCCGCTCACGAGGACGAGGGCTTGAGGTCAATCGCATCGTGCAAACTTTTGGCGGAGCGGGACACGCCCGTGCTGCTTCAGCTACAGTGAAAAATGCTTCTGTGGATGAGATTCTGAAGCAACTCGACGGTGAATTGGAACGGCAGGCTCACCGCATTAATCGGGTGAAGGATATTATGAGTTATCCGGTTAAAACCGTATCTCCGGAGATGAAACTCAGTGAGGTAGAACAAATTCTGCTGAAATATGGTCATACGGGGGTGCCGGTAGCTCAAGAAAACCAATTAGTTGGTATCATTTCCCGCCGGGATGTGGATAAAGCCATAAAACATGGCTTGGCTCATGCCCCGGTCAAAGGATTTATGACCAAGGATGTGGTGGTTGTAGATGCCGGTTCCAGCTGGGAAGATGTGCAAAGAACCATGGTCCAGCATGATATTGGCAGGGTTCCTGTTTTGGAAGATGGAAAACTAGCAGGGATCGTTTCCCGTTCCGATATCCTGCGGATTGTTCATGGCAGTGCGGTTCCCACAGAAATGTCCTTAACCCGCCATCGCAGTTTAGCTATGCGGGAAGATATCTTACACTTGTTTGAGGAGTTACCGGAGCGAATCCGCTCTTTGCTGGGATCGGCTCAACAGGTAGCCGATGAGTTAGGGTATTCCGTATTTGTGGTAGGGGGATTTGTACGGGATATTCTGCTTAAGGTGCCCACTCAGGACCTGGATTTTGTCATCGAAGGAGATGGACATGCCTTTGCCCGAGCTCTTGCCGATCAGCTTCAGGATGTTCAAGTGGTATTTCATGATCAATTCGGCACCGCTCGCTTGGATTTCTCCGACGGATCTCACCTGGATGTAGCCAGCTCACGTCGTGAGGACTATTCATCTCCCGGCGCGCTGCCTCAAGTGGAAGAATCTCGTTTGCGTGATGACATGTTCCGCAGGGACTTTACGATTAATGCCATGGCCATAGCCATTAATTCTATCCACTACGGGGAACTGGTGGATTATTATGGTGGTCTCAGAGATCTGAAACAAGGAGAAATTCGTTTTCTTCATAATCTTAGCTTCATCGAGGATCCCACTCGTATTCTCCGGGCCCTGCGCTTTGCCGGCCGTTATGGTTTTCGTCTGGCTAAAGAAACCCGTGAAGGGCTTTATACAGCTTTGGATGCAGGTGTCTTGCAGAAACTAAGTATAGAGCGATTCACTGAAGAATTCATGCATATGCTTTCTGAATTGAAATTTGGGGTCATGGGGGAATCCATGCTTCTTATGGGGGTGCTCCGCAAGTGGTTTGGAGCTGAGCTGCCCTGGGATTTTACTCATCCTAAGCTGAATCAGGAAATTTCACCGGAAAGAAAATTACTCATCTCCCTGCGCAGGATGGACAAATCCCAATTCGAAAAAGTTCAGGAAAAACTTCGTCTGCCCAGGGAAATAAAGGGGATTGCCTATAAATACTTTGACGTTATGACCGGACTGATCTCCCTGGGAATAGCGGGAGAACCTTCCGAAGCTTCTTCATATTCTAAGGAAAAGATTTCTTTAAGGAGTTTGGATCAATATCTTGAAGGTATACCGGCCATTCTCATGGAAGTTTTTCTATGGGATGAACGATTCTGCGATTCCGTAGAAACTTACGTAGAAGCAGTCAATGGCATTCATCAGACTACGGATGGAATGACTCTACGACAATGGGGAGTTAAGGAAGGACCGGATATTGGTCGCATTCTTAAAGCGGTTCGCCTTGCTTGGCTGGAAGGTAAAATACATACTGGAGAAGAAGAGAAGGAATTTGTGCTGAGTTTTTTAAAGGGTGGCTTGTCAAACCGACCGAAGGGGGAAACTACGTGTTCAACTTAA